In Helianthus annuus cultivar XRQ/B chromosome 3, HanXRQr2.0-SUNRISE, whole genome shotgun sequence, a single window of DNA contains:
- the LOC110928433 gene encoding phosphoinositide phosphatase SAC4 isoform X1 — protein MTTTETSSSSSSCPPPYLQKFRLYQTRSKYYMVGRDKSRRYWRVLKIDKSEGFELNIREDLTPYTECECDDLLARINEGNKSTGGLKFLTTCYGIVGFVKFLGPYYMLLITQRRLIGSIGGHAVYAISKTEMIPLSDFVTHSDSTTFTHENRFKKLLSMVDLTKDFFFSYSYHVMCSLQKNTCCNSEEDAHVLYETMFVWNEFLTRGVRNFLQNTMWTVALVYGFFKQDKLSISGRDFRLTLISRRSRHYAGTRYLKRGVNEKGRVANDVETEQILFEDVPEGFPMQITSVVQNRGSIPLFWAQETSRLNIKPDITLSRKDQNYEATRLHFQNLVKRYGNPIIILNLIKTNEKRPRESILRTEFANAIKCINKDLSEENRLKFLHWDLHKHTRSKGTNALLFLSRLTAYALTLTGFFYCQVVPSERWPRFESNAASFGHVNKNGGDEYGNDIQEDLIGDKCVGDKGTSAMFQKGVLRTNCIDCLDRTNVAQYAYGLAALGHQLHALGAIGSSKIDLDDPLAQELMGFYERMGDTLAHQYGGSAAHNKVFSERRGQWKAATQSQEFFRTLQRYYNNAYMDAEKQNAINVFLGHIQPEKGKPEVWELDSDQHSSVYRRNGHSGMDEDRRSLHKKSLSDGNIIRGGKSPATTSSSSSSSSSNLGKNFACSSMLDRSSLESKMSSESTPDISAACETSSRSVAWREGYDEEDDNEKSDSFDYSNFVDLDWLSSSCEEDSLGRSSFKYSSEKATNEIVEETTPSTSESSIKGSGSGSKLTTATDDDLEFDVHEEYSDSFLRWINNGEALCH, from the exons ATGACTACAACAGAAacatcctcctcctcctcctcctgtcCACCTCCCTATTTGCAAAAATTCAGGCTTTACCAAACTCGATCG AAATATTATATGGTAGGAAGAGACAAGAGTCGCAGATACTGGAGGGTCTTGAAGATAGACAAGTCAGAGGGCTTTGAGCTTAACATTCGTGAGGATTTAACACCCTATACAGAATGTGAATGCGATGATCTATTGGCAAGGATCAATGAGGGTAACAAGTCCACAGGGGGGCTCAAGTTTCTTACCACTTGCTATGGCATTgttg GTTTCGTTAAATTTCTTGGACCATACTACATGTTGCTTATTACCCAGAGGAGGCTCATAGGTTCAATTGGTGGCCATGCAGTATATGCCATTTCTAAGACTGAGATGATACCTCTATCAGATTTTGTAACTCACTCTGATTCCACTACTTTTACACATGAAAATAG ATTCAAGAAGCTACTGTCCATGGTGGATCTTACAAAGGACTTCTTCTTCAGTTATTCATACCATGTTATGTGCAGCCTTCAGAAGAATACTTGCTGCAACAGTGAGGAGGATGCACATGTACTCTATGAGACCATGTTTGTTTGGAATGAGTTCTTAACCCGTGGGGTCCGCAATTTCCTTCAAAATACTATGTGGACAGTCGCACTCGTATATGGTTTTTTCAAACAGGATAAGCTTTCAATCTCTGGGCGGGACTTTAGATTGACTCTCATCTCAAGACGCTCACGCCATTATGCCGGGACCAG ATACCTAAAACGGGGTGTAAATGAGAAGGGCAGAGTTGCTAATGATGTAGAAACAGAGCAAATTTTGTTTGAAGATGTTCCTGAAGGATTCCCTATGCAAATTACTTCAGTTGTCCAAAACCGTGGATCCATACCACTTTTCTGGGCACAGGAAACTTCACGCCTCAATATTAAGCCTGATATTACAT TGTCAAGGAAGGACCAAAACTATGAAGCTACCAGACTTCATTTTCAGAATCTTGTCAAGAGATACGGAAACCCTATCATTATATTAAATTTGATAAAG ACGAATGAAAAAAGACCTCGAGAGTCCATTCTTCGTACAGAGTTTGCTAATGCAATTAAATGTATAAATAAAGATTTGTCAGAGGAAAACCGTCTCAAATTTCTTCACTGGGATCTGCACAAGCATACTCGAAG CAAAGGCACAAATGCGTTGCTATTTTTAAGCAGATTGACTGCATATGCATTAACGCTGACCGGTTTCTTCTACTGTCAGGTTGTGCCATCTGAGAGATGGCCTCGTTTTGA GAGTAATGCTGCAAGCTTTGGACATGTGAACAAGAATGGCGGTGATGAATATGGCAATGATATACAGGAAGACTTAATTGGTGATAAATGTGTGGGGGATAAAGGAACGTCAGCAATGTTTCAGAAAGGAGTTTTGAGGACAAATTGCATAGATTGCTTGGATCGTACAAATGTTGCACAATATGCATATGGTTTGGCAGCTTTAGGACATCAGCTGCATGCCTTAGGAGCCATTGGTTCCTCCAAGATTGACCTTGATGATCCTTTGGCCCAAGAATTAATGGGATTTTATGAGAGGATGGGCGACACGCTTGCTCACCAATATGGTGGTTCTGCTGCACATAACAAG GTGTTTTCTGAGAGAAGGGGTCAATGGAAGGCTGCAACACAATCACAGGAATTTTTTAGAACTCTTCAACGCTACTACAACAATGCTTACATGGATGCAGAGAAACAAAATGCAATCAATGT ATTTTTGGGGCATATTCAGCCAGAGAAGGGTAAACCTGAAGTTTGGGAGCTGGATTCAGACCAGCATTCGAGTGTATATAGGAGGAATGGGCACTCAGGGATGGACGAGGATAGGAG GTCACTACATAAGAAATCTTTATCCGATGGCAACATCATTCGTGGTGGCAAGTCACCTGCtactacatcatcatcatcgtcatcatctagCTCTAATCTTGGAAAGAACTTTGCATGTTCTTCTATGCTAGATCGATCATCACTTGAAAGCAAAATGAGTTCCGAGTCTACACCAGACATATCAGCAGCCTGTGAAACGTCCTCAAG ATCTGTAGCTTGGAGGGAGGGTTATGACGAGGAGGATGATAATGAGAAAAGTGATTCCTTTGATTACTCCAATTTTGTTGATCTCGATTGGCTTTCTTCTTCATGTGAGGAAGACTCCCTTGGGAG ATCATCCTTCAAATACTCCTCAGAGAAGGCTACCAACGAAATTGTAGAAGAGACGACTCCATCCACCAGCGAATCCAGTATCAAG GGGAGTGGGAGCGGCAGCAAACTTACTACTGCAACGGATGATGACCTAGAATTTGATGTTCATGAGGAATATTCAGATAGTTTTCTGCGCTGGATAAACAATGGAGAGGCTCTATGCCACTAA
- the LOC110928433 gene encoding phosphoinositide phosphatase SAC4 isoform X2 — translation MIYWQGSMRVTSPQGGSSFLPLAMALLVCFVKFLGPYYMLLITQRRLIGSIGGHAVYAISKTEMIPLSDFVTHSDSTTFTHENRFKKLLSMVDLTKDFFFSYSYHVMCSLQKNTCCNSEEDAHVLYETMFVWNEFLTRGVRNFLQNTMWTVALVYGFFKQDKLSISGRDFRLTLISRRSRHYAGTRYLKRGVNEKGRVANDVETEQILFEDVPEGFPMQITSVVQNRGSIPLFWAQETSRLNIKPDITLSRKDQNYEATRLHFQNLVKRYGNPIIILNLIKTNEKRPRESILRTEFANAIKCINKDLSEENRLKFLHWDLHKHTRSKGTNALLFLSRLTAYALTLTGFFYCQVVPSERWPRFESNAASFGHVNKNGGDEYGNDIQEDLIGDKCVGDKGTSAMFQKGVLRTNCIDCLDRTNVAQYAYGLAALGHQLHALGAIGSSKIDLDDPLAQELMGFYERMGDTLAHQYGGSAAHNKVFSERRGQWKAATQSQEFFRTLQRYYNNAYMDAEKQNAINVFLGHIQPEKGKPEVWELDSDQHSSVYRRNGHSGMDEDRRSLHKKSLSDGNIIRGGKSPATTSSSSSSSSSNLGKNFACSSMLDRSSLESKMSSESTPDISAACETSSRSVAWREGYDEEDDNEKSDSFDYSNFVDLDWLSSSCEEDSLGRSSFKYSSEKATNEIVEETTPSTSESSIKGSGSGSKLTTATDDDLEFDVHEEYSDSFLRWINNGEALCH, via the exons ATGATCTATTGGCAAGGATCAATGAGGGTAACAAGTCCACAGGGGGGCTCAAGTTTCTTACCACTTGCTATGGCATTgttggtat GTTTCGTTAAATTTCTTGGACCATACTACATGTTGCTTATTACCCAGAGGAGGCTCATAGGTTCAATTGGTGGCCATGCAGTATATGCCATTTCTAAGACTGAGATGATACCTCTATCAGATTTTGTAACTCACTCTGATTCCACTACTTTTACACATGAAAATAG ATTCAAGAAGCTACTGTCCATGGTGGATCTTACAAAGGACTTCTTCTTCAGTTATTCATACCATGTTATGTGCAGCCTTCAGAAGAATACTTGCTGCAACAGTGAGGAGGATGCACATGTACTCTATGAGACCATGTTTGTTTGGAATGAGTTCTTAACCCGTGGGGTCCGCAATTTCCTTCAAAATACTATGTGGACAGTCGCACTCGTATATGGTTTTTTCAAACAGGATAAGCTTTCAATCTCTGGGCGGGACTTTAGATTGACTCTCATCTCAAGACGCTCACGCCATTATGCCGGGACCAG ATACCTAAAACGGGGTGTAAATGAGAAGGGCAGAGTTGCTAATGATGTAGAAACAGAGCAAATTTTGTTTGAAGATGTTCCTGAAGGATTCCCTATGCAAATTACTTCAGTTGTCCAAAACCGTGGATCCATACCACTTTTCTGGGCACAGGAAACTTCACGCCTCAATATTAAGCCTGATATTACAT TGTCAAGGAAGGACCAAAACTATGAAGCTACCAGACTTCATTTTCAGAATCTTGTCAAGAGATACGGAAACCCTATCATTATATTAAATTTGATAAAG ACGAATGAAAAAAGACCTCGAGAGTCCATTCTTCGTACAGAGTTTGCTAATGCAATTAAATGTATAAATAAAGATTTGTCAGAGGAAAACCGTCTCAAATTTCTTCACTGGGATCTGCACAAGCATACTCGAAG CAAAGGCACAAATGCGTTGCTATTTTTAAGCAGATTGACTGCATATGCATTAACGCTGACCGGTTTCTTCTACTGTCAGGTTGTGCCATCTGAGAGATGGCCTCGTTTTGA GAGTAATGCTGCAAGCTTTGGACATGTGAACAAGAATGGCGGTGATGAATATGGCAATGATATACAGGAAGACTTAATTGGTGATAAATGTGTGGGGGATAAAGGAACGTCAGCAATGTTTCAGAAAGGAGTTTTGAGGACAAATTGCATAGATTGCTTGGATCGTACAAATGTTGCACAATATGCATATGGTTTGGCAGCTTTAGGACATCAGCTGCATGCCTTAGGAGCCATTGGTTCCTCCAAGATTGACCTTGATGATCCTTTGGCCCAAGAATTAATGGGATTTTATGAGAGGATGGGCGACACGCTTGCTCACCAATATGGTGGTTCTGCTGCACATAACAAG GTGTTTTCTGAGAGAAGGGGTCAATGGAAGGCTGCAACACAATCACAGGAATTTTTTAGAACTCTTCAACGCTACTACAACAATGCTTACATGGATGCAGAGAAACAAAATGCAATCAATGT ATTTTTGGGGCATATTCAGCCAGAGAAGGGTAAACCTGAAGTTTGGGAGCTGGATTCAGACCAGCATTCGAGTGTATATAGGAGGAATGGGCACTCAGGGATGGACGAGGATAGGAG GTCACTACATAAGAAATCTTTATCCGATGGCAACATCATTCGTGGTGGCAAGTCACCTGCtactacatcatcatcatcgtcatcatctagCTCTAATCTTGGAAAGAACTTTGCATGTTCTTCTATGCTAGATCGATCATCACTTGAAAGCAAAATGAGTTCCGAGTCTACACCAGACATATCAGCAGCCTGTGAAACGTCCTCAAG ATCTGTAGCTTGGAGGGAGGGTTATGACGAGGAGGATGATAATGAGAAAAGTGATTCCTTTGATTACTCCAATTTTGTTGATCTCGATTGGCTTTCTTCTTCATGTGAGGAAGACTCCCTTGGGAG ATCATCCTTCAAATACTCCTCAGAGAAGGCTACCAACGAAATTGTAGAAGAGACGACTCCATCCACCAGCGAATCCAGTATCAAG GGGAGTGGGAGCGGCAGCAAACTTACTACTGCAACGGATGATGACCTAGAATTTGATGTTCATGAGGAATATTCAGATAGTTTTCTGCGCTGGATAAACAATGGAGAGGCTCTATGCCACTAA